One region of Streptomyces rishiriensis genomic DNA includes:
- a CDS encoding TetR/AcrR family transcriptional regulator encodes MRSSHPVADMVERESPGKRRRLNRRLVLTAALALVDRDGLAALTMRRLATELNVEPMAIYRYTAGKQELVDGLVEAFFAEVNNRLRTSSEELRQDLAEEAGRLGQAAQPGPAAELPWRAELHRIALAFRAEAHAHPEILPVVATRPLAVPVARRPAPQLHLTEHILAVLGRAGFDDPTTLTIYRAFVAWNLGCLLVGERQVVDDPDEPDLLLRLGLHRLPAADYPRLRALVPRFTDHDGERELMEGLDSLLSRVPEPPLDAFYDGRAR; translated from the coding sequence GTGCGTTCCTCCCATCCGGTGGCGGACATGGTCGAGCGGGAGAGCCCGGGAAAGCGGCGACGGCTGAATCGCCGACTGGTGCTCACCGCGGCCCTCGCACTCGTCGACCGGGACGGGCTCGCGGCGCTGACCATGCGGCGGCTGGCCACCGAGCTGAATGTGGAGCCGATGGCCATCTACCGCTACACCGCAGGCAAGCAGGAGCTGGTCGACGGCCTGGTCGAGGCCTTCTTCGCCGAGGTCAACAACCGACTGCGCACCTCGTCCGAGGAGCTTCGCCAGGATCTCGCGGAGGAAGCCGGCCGGCTGGGGCAGGCCGCCCAACCAGGGCCGGCCGCCGAACTGCCCTGGCGCGCCGAACTGCACCGGATCGCCTTGGCGTTCAGGGCGGAGGCGCACGCCCACCCCGAGATCCTGCCGGTGGTGGCCACCCGCCCGCTCGCCGTGCCCGTGGCCCGGCGCCCGGCCCCGCAACTCCACCTCACCGAACACATCCTCGCCGTGCTCGGCCGTGCCGGGTTCGACGACCCCACGACGCTGACGATCTACCGTGCGTTCGTAGCCTGGAACCTCGGCTGCCTCCTCGTGGGCGAGCGCCAGGTCGTCGACGACCCCGACGAACCGGACCTCTTGCTGCGCCTGGGGCTGCACCGGCTGCCTGCCGCCGACTACCCGCGACTGCGCGCCCTTGTCCCACGCTTCACCGACCACGACGGCGAACGGGAACTGATGGAGGGTCTCGACAGCCTGCTGAGCCGCGTGCCCGAGCCTCCCCTTGACGCCTTCTACGACGGAAGAGCACGCTGA